TCTCACAGGTCACACCCATCTAATACATTTACTCCAAATGCTCTTCCTGGTTTGTTCCGATTGGTTCTTTTCCTGAGGTCAAAGGTCCACGTGCTCTTCTGGACGTTTCACTGTTTCAGGCGCCTCCACATTCTCCTCTGAAGGTAACAAAGACAAAACCACAAGCACTTGAAAATAACTGCCCAGCGCTGGAAGTCCCACACCCCTCAACTCACGTACTGTATAAGGCAACACAATATCCTTTCGGTGTTAATTTTGTCTTTGTGTATAGTGTATGCTGCAAAAGGAATGACCTCATTTTGGACATAGAATTTGAGAAAAACTTCAAACACATACTTGCTTGATCATGCAGTGATGTGAAATACAGTGTCAACCAAGAGAACCAAGAGTCATCTGATACAACTGCACCTGCAGTATTTCATAGAGAGTATACTGTTACTGTAGTAGTAACTACAGTGTACTTAACCTACCAAGTCAGagtgatttgatttggatttaaTTTAATTAATTGTTGTGGTCAACATGACTTATTACGCAGAATGCAGTTACATAAACCAATAATTTAACACAAGATAACTAACTACACTCAATTAAAGTGTGTTGCCATGTATAAAATGCATTTTAAAATCATCAAATCAACTAGTCAAGACTGTTATTATTGATTACCTGGCTCGGGTATTTTGACACAGACTCCCTCCTGTTCCTCGTACCTGCTGGCACAGATACAGATGTAGCTTCCTTTGTTGTTCACACACTCCTGGTTCTCCGCAGTACACACAGAGTCAGGCTGCTCACACTCGTTCACATCTAAACAGAGAACAAATCAACCATCAAATTGGTTTTCAGCACTGTCTGATGACTCAATTTCTGCCAATTATTAAAATTTTGTACATTTATTGAAAGTATTAACTTCCCTCGGTGTACTAATTTCATGACTCTATAACCaagaatgtattcaaaatagCTTCTGAAGTTTTATAATTGTATGTTCGGTAATGGGAAAATATGGTCATTGTTTTCAATTTCCTGAAAAATTTGCTTTGGAGATGAGGTTCAGACAGAGAcgttttataaagcccttttacatcagcagttggcAAAGTATTTGTATAGTAACAAACAgcaccatcctcagtgaatttcataaaaaagtgaaacattaaaaacaaGTTACCTTTTTAcataaaactatacaaaatataatcacgtcaccaaataattgattaaaacacactgttttgaaatgaaggtctacagcagccccaacagcactctgtagggctgcacgatggtgtagccggaggtcagctagtttccgtcctcctctgagtacatggacttcaatacaaaacttaggaggctcatggttctagACCCATTCCAAAGACTTGCACAGTAATGCCggcaacttccagaggacgtcctccaacctatcggAGCTCTTGCAGAATGAACTGAcatgtccatccaatcaaaggatcagagaagctacagctagctagcactgcataaaaagtggtgagtagttgactcaaagatagaaagacaatagttgaacagttttgaacaaatgaaTTTCTTGaaaaatggagaaacaagagagctAGCTATATATAGTTGTATTTCTTTCATTTTCCCTTTGCtggcgaatgcagctagctagtttagcctacacTGAAACAGAGACGGATGCTATGTTAATTAGCtagctatggctatccaacagtggaactcttccaagtcaaggtaagctttaaGTTTTATTAATTTAATGCCACCAGGACCCGCTGGTGCAACTGCTgaactgcatgattgtagcagatTTACTAATGTGTTGGCAATGACGTttgctaatatggtgacaacaatgtaggctgtgtgtagcggttatgatatgaaggtgcTGCTTGGAAAGTTTGTCttccgcctggtcacagacagctgatgtgttttgcactgaagtccacaagtgaaaaAGTGAAGAGGAGAGTACGTAGacgcgagaaggaattatacaaagCGCAAAATTATCATGCTGTtcgtatgtggctgctatgaaagtgctATGTGCTAAGTGCTATGAAAGTATCCATTCCggcaattctgttgaaaaacatttcaaaCGGAAGCGAACGGAATGGGGATAAatatacctgaatttgtccaaaagaAACTCTCGTTTGCTAAATTTGAGTattatgtagtagcctaaacctatcgatgttacattgggCTGGGTGAAtaaaatatgaatgacagtcatccaatacgctgtaatagaaataaggccatgctcataaaacaaataatcgtcctccctcatTTTAAACCTCACAGACCGTCAAGGAGTTACGAGCATGTCATTAAGCATTCAACAACATCCATGTAATTCCCATTTCATTAAAAGATGCAATATGTTactttttgggtgacccgaccaaattcacatagaaatgtgagttgcagatctgtcattctcattggaAGCAAGTCTatgaagcggtagatctgttccatgtgtgttatttctatgcttcctgtttttaaatattttactttcggtcttgtacaccagcttcaaacagctgaaaatacaatatttgtggttatggaaaagatatttcacagcagtttaaatggtacaatgattctctacactatacttgcccgtcatgtcacaaactgaaattatgcAAACAAATAGAATTTCAGCAACCAGgcaatggcggagcgatttctgcatagtgcatctttaaagcATAAAAAGTATATTTAAGCAAAGTATCTGACTGTTAAAACATGGATCTAGATTTAGCATGTAGAGAAATGTAGGGATAGCATTGCGAGTGGTAATGTACTGTATCGTCCTGCCTTTAAGGTAGTGTCCAGACTATGGACATACCTCCATTGTGGACGAGTTACTCTATGTCCAAGCCTATTGCCTCTCTGTTACTGGCCAACAGGGTACACAGGCTGGACAACTGATGGTGGCAACATCAGGGAGGGAAAGAAGGATAAAATAATGAATAAAATGACAAAGAAgtgatgaagggagggagagaggaaaggaagatACTTCAGGGCCATACTGTAAGGTGAGATGTCCTAGCTCCATGTGTGGGTAACTGCATATGTGGAATGTGACAAAGTGTGCGTTGCGTGAAAGAAAAATGGGCAGATTGGTTGCCACTCAAGACTTTTGCGTGGCTGCTCCCTTGTATGTTAGGAAAAGTAACATGGcacgttaggagaatgaggtttAGGTTAAGGGGTTAggcttagctaaaatgctacaagGAAGCAGCAAGCAAGCGGTTACTTTTCGATACACCTCGTGTTGATCCTCCCACTTGTTTTGCAAAGCCCACTTTCAGACACACTCCACGTACGCAGTTACCCATGACTCCCTACCTGTGCAGGTGCCCTCTGTGTCCTGGTACCCAGGAGCACAGCTCTGGCACTTATCAGGCCCTGCCTCAGTACAGCCTGAACACACCTTGTCACAGCCTGCCAGAGAGGAGAaaacagaggtcaaatgttaatACTTGTTTAAAGTTTAGTACAAATATCTTAGTCAGTATACATATTTATATTTTCAGTCCCTAATACAATAGCTGTATGCATCCAACAACATAGTAAATATGGTCCTCTCACTAAATAGTAAACCAGCTTTACAGTACCTTTACAGGAGAATGAGCCATCTGTGTTCAGACAGTACTGATCCTCTTTGCAGAGAGGAGGGTCGTTCAAGCACTCGTTCACATCTAGTGTCACACAATGAGAAGCAACAGGAAGAGTGAATTTGATCTTGATGTCAAATTCATGACAGGGAAAGTACTTATTATGCCACGGAAAAGTATAAAAATGTCTCTCTCACCAAGACAGGCCCCCTCGTCATCCTCCCCCCAGCCAGTCTTGCACTTCTCACAGTCCTCATTGGTTAGACCAGTGCAGGTCTTGCAGGAGGAATGGCACTCTGTAGTGTATGGGATTGAGTGGGAAAGGTGGTCTGAGATGCATGCTCCAAATACACCCCTAGCCTGTCCCCTAGGCACATTGCTTAGATCTGAAAGGAATGGATTTGTGTAAACCATTGttaaaaaataacatgcaaacATAATAAACCAAGTACCTGTGCATAGTGAAAATGTGTCGTTCCTAATTTCATTGAAGTATCCGTCGATGCAATCCAGACAGAACTCCCCCTTGTAACCATGGTCACAGTCGCACCTGCCATTACCCCCTCGTGTTCCATCACCATCACACACACCGTTGCCATGGCAAGGCCTCTCGGAACCCCCCACACAGGCTGTCAGACGGAAACAGATGATTCTCATTCACCCATGGCTGGTTGGTATTAGTCAAATAAATGTGGTGTTGGAGGAGTATGTCTTTACCATTGCAATCAGGGCCAAATGTTCCCTTCAAACAGCACACATTGATGGTATCAATGCAGAACCACTTATACAGATCAGGATGCTTCTTTTGCCTGGATTGGAAGAGTGAGATGTCAAATCACAATACACCATTGACTTGCAGCCTGGAAGTTCAGATATTCCACAAGGACAAATATAGTGATAAGGGGTCATGAAATCTGATGTCAATGGCCTATGCTCCAGGAGAAGTAAAAGGTAAGTAAGTAAGGGGTTTGGCGCTAATGGGACATGTGCTGCCCTCTTGTTCTAGCTGAGCACTCAGGTCAAGTACTCACCTCTTGAACCACCAGGTCTCAAAGTGGTCCTCATGCtcctctaccatgtggttacagtCAAAGCTGCTGCTGTCACACAGATTCTCCAGAATCTCAACTAGGCGGATCTCactgaggagagggggaggagggaaagggaagagacagagaaatTAGCTTCTATTGTGCCACTGGGTCAACAGAGAATACGTGGTCTTGGTCACCATGACAAATAGGTTTAGCAATCACTGATCAGAGCAAACAGATGTGATAAGCAAAGCAACAGTCCAGCATTAGGAGGAATCGTTTGTGTGATGAGTGGTGTATAGGAATCTTACCTCGTCTCATATTTGGAAAGTGCCCTCTCCTCCCAAGCGGTGTTTCCTCCACcaaagttctgtttttttgttaggTCCAATCCCTGTTGGTACAGTAGTGTGAGGATGAAGACTAGTTAACCAGACACAGACTATGGCAGTCATTTGATCAATGGTGAAAATGTACTACAGCACTGGTAATCTGGGTGTAAAGAGCACACATATGTTAGCTAGTTATTTGGTCTGACTCCCACATTATAAACTGGTCTAACGTTAATTGACTCACTAGTATACTGGTGTTATGATGCTCAGTCATATTACATAGCCTACATCAAGGTCAGAAGAGGAGGGCTTAGTTACAGTAATGCATTTCAAGCACAATACACCATCATTGGTTGCCCACTGGTAAATAAAAGCACATCAATTGATTGTTGTTTGAATCAGACCAATTGATAGTACTGCCCAGCTAGCCAAGGCAAATTATGCTCAGAAGAACATTTCAAACTTACCTTAATGAAGTTATCAGCTATCTGTTTGCAGGTATTACATGAGCTTTTTAAGTCTTTTGCATAGGTGCATTGTGAGAGTAAAATAAAAGCTAGGCTAAAAAATAGCCACAATAATTGACGGAACGATAGCATTCTGGCTAACTACAGTAACGTTAGTTGGATAGCAGTTGAATGACTCGAAGTTTCACATCATAGCTAACGTTATACCTTAGCCACTTGCCAGCAAACTTCCTATCCCTAAAAACATGCAGCACAAAGTCCAGCCACATATAAAACAATTCATTGGAAGTTAGCTCGCGTTATCTATGCAAAGCATTCGAAAGaaatatgtacatgcaggtagaaaGAAATAGCTACTTTTTCGGGACAGGCTGTTGGTACGGTTGTGGCTTGTCGTGATTTGCCATTTTGCCTATCAATCACTGTAAGTACCAATGATATTCTGCCACGCGCGGGACACCCGTCTTCATTCTACCCACGTGGAAAAAGAAATTAACATTTCCATATTCTTGCGCACGCGTCAACTTCCTATATACTTTCACGTCATGGCAGAGAAGAGGACTGCGTCTGGGAAATCACTGTTGTTTTTACTTATTTCGGTGACTCTATTACATTTGTTTATTTGTCCTTTTACAAAAGTTGAAGAGAGTTTCAACTTACAAGCAGTGCATGATATTCTTTATCACAGACTTGATTTTGAAAAGGTAAGACAGAGCTACGCATACAACAGCCAACTAACGTTAACGGTAGCTAGCTAaaagttagctaacgttaatcTTTTTTACACATGCATGGTGCAAATGCTTGTTGACAGTGTTACACTATCTTGTTCATCTCTTGATAACGCGTTCTACAACATTACCTGCCCGTAAGTCATGTTGTGCCCACCTAAACAATGACAAATAGTTTAGGCTCCCGGGTGGTCTAAGACCCTGCATCTCAGTACAaaaggcgtcactgcagtacctggttcgaatccaggctgcatcacatccggctgtggttgggagtctcatagggcagtgcgcaattggcacagcgtcgtccgggtttggccggggtaggccatcattgtaaataagaacctgttcttaactgacttgcctagtttaaaaaatatacactgctcaaaaaaataaagggagcacttaaacaacacaatgtaactccaagtcaatcacacttctgtgaaatcaaactgtccacttaggaagcaacgctgtttgacaataaatttcacatgctgttgtgcaaatggaatagacaacaggtggaaattataggcaattagcaagacacccccaataaaggagtggttctgcaggtggtgaccacagaccacttctcagttcctatgcttcctggctgatgttttggtcacttttgaatgctggcggtgctttcactctagtggtagcatgagacggagtctacaacccacacaagtggctcaggtagtgcagctcatccaggatggcacatcaatgcgagctgtggcaagaaggtttgctgtgtctgtcagcgtagtgttcagagcatggaggcgctaccaggagacaggccagtacatcaggagatgtggaggaggccataggagggcaacaacccagcagcaggaccgctacctctgcctttgtgcaaggaggagcaggaggagcactgccagagccctgcaaaatgacctccagcaggccacaaatgtgcatgtgtctgctcaaacggtcagaaacagactccatgagggtggtatgagggcccgacgtccacaggtgggggttgtgcttacagcccaacaccgtgcagaacgtttggcatttgccagagaacaccaagattggcaaattcgccactggcgccctgtgctcttcacagatgaaagcaggttcacactgagcacatgtgacagacgtgacagagtctggagacgccgtggagaacgttctgctgcctgcaacatcctccagcatgaccgcggtgggtcagtcatggtgtggggtggcatttctttgggggccgcacagccctccatgtgctcgccagaggtagcctgactgccattaggtaccgagatgagatcctcagaccccttgtgagaccatatgctggtgcggttggccctgggttcctcctaatgcaagacaatgctagacctcatgtggctggagtgtcaccagttcctgcaagaggaaggcattgatgctatggactggcccgcccgttccccagacctgaatccaattgagcacatctgggacatcatgtctcgctccatccaccaacgccacgttgcaccacagactgtccgggagttggcggatgctttagtccaggtctgggaggagatccctcaggagaccatccgccacatcatcaggagcatgcccaggcgttgtagggaggtcatacaggcacgtggaggtcacacacacactactgagcctcattttgacttgttttaaggacattacatcaaagttggatcagcctgtagtgtggttttccactttaattttgagtgtgactccaaatccagacctccatgggttgataaatttgatttccattgataatttttgtgtgattttgttgtcagcacattcaactatgtaaagataaaagtatttaataagaatatttcattcattcagatctaggatgtgttattttagtgttccctttatttttttgagcagtgtatttaaatGCCAGAACTCCATTGCTGATGTTGACAGTATCTTCCCACTGTCTCACCAGTATGACCACCATGAATTCCCTGGTGTGG
This DNA window, taken from Salvelinus namaycush isolate Seneca chromosome 38, SaNama_1.0, whole genome shotgun sequence, encodes the following:
- the LOC120031915 gene encoding cysteine-rich with EGF-like domain protein 2 isoform X2 → MLSFRQLLWLFFSLAFILLSQCTYAKDLKSSCNTCKQIADNFIKGLDLTKKQNFGGGNTAWEERALSKYETSEIRLVEILENLCDSSSFDCNHMVEEHEDHFETWWFKRQKKHPDLYKWFCIDTINVCCLKGTFGPDCNACVGGSERPCHGNGVCDGDGTRGGNGRCDCDHGYKGEFCLDCIDGYFNEIRNDTFSLCTDLSNVPRGQARGVFGACISDHLSHSIPYTTECHSSCKTCTGLTNEDCEKCKTGWGEDDEGACLDVNECLNDPPLCKEDQYCLNTDGSFSCKGCDKVCSGCTEAGPDKCQSCAPGYQDTEGTCTDVNECEQPDSVCTAENQECVNNKGSYICICASRYEEQEGVCVKIPEPEENVEAPETVKRPEEHVDL
- the LOC120031915 gene encoding cysteine-rich with EGF-like domain protein 2 isoform X4, encoding MLSFRQLLWLFFSLAFILLSQCTYAKDLKSSCNTCKQIADNFIKGLDLTKKQNFGGGNTAWEERALSKYETSEIRLVEILENLCDSSSFDCNHMVEEHEDHFETWWFKRQKKHPDLYKWFCIDTINVCCLKGTFGPDCNDLSNVPRGQARGVFGACISDHLSHSIPYTTECHSSCKTCTGLTNEDCEKCKTGWGEDDEGACLDVNECLNDPPLCKEDQYCLNTDGSFSCKGCDKVCSGCTEAGPDKCQSCAPGYQDTEGTCTDVNECEQPDSVCTAENQECVNNKGSYICICASRYEEQEGVCVKIPEPGAVVSDDSWFSWLTLYFTSLHDQAKENVEAPETVKRPEEHVDL
- the LOC120031915 gene encoding cysteine-rich with EGF-like domain protein 2 isoform X1; protein product: MLSFRQLLWLFFSLAFILLSQCTYAKDLKSSCNTCKQIADNFIKGLDLTKKQNFGGGNTAWEERALSKYETSEIRLVEILENLCDSSSFDCNHMVEEHEDHFETWWFKRQKKHPDLYKWFCIDTINVCCLKGTFGPDCNACVGGSERPCHGNGVCDGDGTRGGNGRCDCDHGYKGEFCLDCIDGYFNEIRNDTFSLCTDLSNVPRGQARGVFGACISDHLSHSIPYTTECHSSCKTCTGLTNEDCEKCKTGWGEDDEGACLDVNECLNDPPLCKEDQYCLNTDGSFSCKGCDKVCSGCTEAGPDKCQSCAPGYQDTEGTCTDVNECEQPDSVCTAENQECVNNKGSYICICASRYEEQEGVCVKIPEPGAVVSDDSWFSWLTLYFTSLHDQAKENVEAPETVKRPEEHVDL
- the LOC120031915 gene encoding cysteine-rich with EGF-like domain protein 2 isoform X3; translated protein: MLSFRQLLWLFFSLAFILLSQCTYAKDLKSSCNTCKQIADNFIKGLDLTKKQNFGGGNTAWEERALSKYETSEIRLVEILENLCDSSSFDCNHMVEEHEDHFETWWFKRQKKHPDLYKWFCIDTINVCCLKGTFGPDCNACVGGSERPCHGNGVCDGDGTRGGNGRCDCDHGYKGEFCLDCIDGYFNEIRNDTFSLCTECHSSCKTCTGLTNEDCEKCKTGWGEDDEGACLDVNECLNDPPLCKEDQYCLNTDGSFSCKGCDKVCSGCTEAGPDKCQSCAPGYQDTEGTCTDVNECEQPDSVCTAENQECVNNKGSYICICASRYEEQEGVCVKIPEPGAVVSDDSWFSWLTLYFTSLHDQAKENVEAPETVKRPEEHVDL